A genomic window from Pecten maximus chromosome 4, xPecMax1.1, whole genome shotgun sequence includes:
- the LOC117325958 gene encoding sodium-dependent glucose transporter 1A-like isoform X1, with protein MTERRTSLDADCSEHEEISLREIDKQDTDEYIHPEEVNKQVQESIITELRHNQATRFKFILSFCATFAYSMLGWCKGQNGPAFLDILYISGSDLEEGSAFMTSYSTGCAIGSIIGGTVYSKVNRYLLLVVALLIYSLTRAFIPWCVLYELMITVHAVHGISGGIISVVMTSTAVSIWGATARGRVYLNIFLVSDGAAGLISPIATSPFLLPRSIDADKRSDPWNISNNIAKTNMFSMKGNISSTIHNPQSNLTNTEIPTSNVYIAYALSAGLVFLSTLPFIVMCCKPSTHDTKGRAHEQSHYIGNLSVTAKRIQLVNVGLFSTFYMSVNFVFTGYLPAFCVQHLRWTKIFGAWLTSELFLAMLGGRLFGAYISHFLKPIKLLAFSTVLHVMGQAGLSVSGFFVADEGIWISVCVIGIAWGLMWPSLLSWTNENLISVRGKVTAFIMLMGFLGTLLSPLLFGYMMEEISPIWFCFLNLGYSCITVINVIFMFVYTRFLKRKSRKDRNNKHLNS; from the exons ATGACGGAGAGACGAACAAGTTTGGACGCAGATTGTTCTGAGCATGAGGAAATATCACTTCGGGAAATCGATAAGCAAGATACAGACGAATATATTCATCCCGAGGAGGTCAATAAGCAAGTCCAGGAATCTATAATAACAGAACTTCGACATAACCAGGCCACACGTTTTAAGTTCATTCTTAGCTTCTGTGCTACCTTCGCCTATTCCATGTTG GGATGGTGTAAAGGACAAAATGGCCCGGCGTTTTTGGACATTCTGTACATTTCGGGTTCAGATCTGGAAGAAGGATCCGCTTTTATGACATCATATAGCACAGGTTGTGCGATAGGATCCATTATTGGGGGAACAGTTTACTCCAAAGTGAACAGATACTTGTTACTAGTTGTAGCTTTGCTGATTTACAGTCTCACACGTGCATTTATCCCATGGTGTGTTCTTTATGAACTCATGATAACCGTTCATGCGGTTCATGGTATTAGCGGTGGAATTATTAGTGTAG ttATGACATCTACTGCTGTTTCAATATGGGGAGCTACAGCTAGGGGGAGAGTGTACCTAAACATTTTCCTAGTGTCTGACGGGGCAGCCGGCCTTATTTCACCTATCGCTACTTCTCCATTCCTACTGCCGAGATCAATTGACGCAGACAAACGTAGTGACCCATGGAACATTTCAAATAACATCgctaaaacaaatatgtttagtATGAAGGGAAATATTTCATCCACCATTCACAATCCACAATCGAACCtaacaaatactgaaatacCAACGTCCAACGTTTATATTGCGTATGCTTTATCAGCCGGATTGGTCTTCTTATCAACCCTTCCATTCATTGTGATGTGTTGCAAACCTTCTACACACGACACAAAAGGTAGGGCTCACGAACAATCACATTATATAGGAAATTTATCTGTAACTGCTAAACGTATTCAGTTAGTTAATGTTGGactattttcaacattttacaTGTCGGTCAActttgtatttactggatatctgCCTGCCTTTTGCGTCCAGCATCTACGATGGACAAAGATTTTCGGGGCATGGCTGACTTCAGAACTATTTCTTGCAATGCTCGGCGGAAGGTTATTTGGTGCGTATATATCCCATTTCCTTAAACCTATAAAGTTACTTGCATTTTCAACCGTATTGCACGTCATGGGTCAAGCTGGACTTTCTGTTAGTGGATTCTTTGTAGCTGATGAAGGGATATGGATATCTGTGTGTGTCATAGGTATTGCTTGGGGATTAATGTGGCCTAGTCTGTTAAGTTGGACAAACGAGAATTTAATTTCAGTTCGCGGAAAAGTGACTGCATTCATCATGTTAATGGGTTTCCTTGGAACACTATTAAGTCCTTTATTATTTGGTTACATGATGGAAGAGATTTCACCAATTTGGTTTTGCTTTTTAAACTTGGGATATTCTTGTATAACGGTTATAAACGTCATATTCATGTTTGTGTACACAAGATTTCTTAAAAGAAAGTCGAGAAAGGATCGGAATAATAAACACTTGAACAGCTGA
- the LOC117325958 gene encoding uncharacterized protein LOC117325958 isoform X2, which translates to MTSYSTGCAIGSIIGGTVYSKVNRYLLLVVALLIYSLTRAFIPWCVLYELMITVHAVHGISGGIISVVMTSTAVSIWGATARGRVYLNIFLVSDGAAGLISPIATSPFLLPRSIDADKRSDPWNISNNIAKTNMFSMKGNISSTIHNPQSNLTNTEIPTSNVYIAYALSAGLVFLSTLPFIVMCCKPSTHDTKGRAHEQSHYIGNLSVTAKRIQLVNVGLFSTFYMSVNFVFTGYLPAFCVQHLRWTKIFGAWLTSELFLAMLGGRLFGAYISHFLKPIKLLAFSTVLHVMGQAGLSVSGFFVADEGIWISVCVIGIAWGLMWPSLLSWTNENLISVRGKVTAFIMLMGFLGTLLSPLLFGYMMEEISPIWFCFLNLGYSCITVINVIFMFVYTRFLKRKSRKDRNNKHLNS; encoded by the exons ATGACATCATATAGCACAGGTTGTGCGATAGGATCCATTATTGGGGGAACAGTTTACTCCAAAGTGAACAGATACTTGTTACTAGTTGTAGCTTTGCTGATTTACAGTCTCACACGTGCATTTATCCCATGGTGTGTTCTTTATGAACTCATGATAACCGTTCATGCGGTTCATGGTATTAGCGGTGGAATTATTAGTGTAG ttATGACATCTACTGCTGTTTCAATATGGGGAGCTACAGCTAGGGGGAGAGTGTACCTAAACATTTTCCTAGTGTCTGACGGGGCAGCCGGCCTTATTTCACCTATCGCTACTTCTCCATTCCTACTGCCGAGATCAATTGACGCAGACAAACGTAGTGACCCATGGAACATTTCAAATAACATCgctaaaacaaatatgtttagtATGAAGGGAAATATTTCATCCACCATTCACAATCCACAATCGAACCtaacaaatactgaaatacCAACGTCCAACGTTTATATTGCGTATGCTTTATCAGCCGGATTGGTCTTCTTATCAACCCTTCCATTCATTGTGATGTGTTGCAAACCTTCTACACACGACACAAAAGGTAGGGCTCACGAACAATCACATTATATAGGAAATTTATCTGTAACTGCTAAACGTATTCAGTTAGTTAATGTTGGactattttcaacattttacaTGTCGGTCAActttgtatttactggatatctgCCTGCCTTTTGCGTCCAGCATCTACGATGGACAAAGATTTTCGGGGCATGGCTGACTTCAGAACTATTTCTTGCAATGCTCGGCGGAAGGTTATTTGGTGCGTATATATCCCATTTCCTTAAACCTATAAAGTTACTTGCATTTTCAACCGTATTGCACGTCATGGGTCAAGCTGGACTTTCTGTTAGTGGATTCTTTGTAGCTGATGAAGGGATATGGATATCTGTGTGTGTCATAGGTATTGCTTGGGGATTAATGTGGCCTAGTCTGTTAAGTTGGACAAACGAGAATTTAATTTCAGTTCGCGGAAAAGTGACTGCATTCATCATGTTAATGGGTTTCCTTGGAACACTATTAAGTCCTTTATTATTTGGTTACATGATGGAAGAGATTTCACCAATTTGGTTTTGCTTTTTAAACTTGGGATATTCTTGTATAACGGTTATAAACGTCATATTCATGTTTGTGTACACAAGATTTCTTAAAAGAAAGTCGAGAAAGGATCGGAATAATAAACACTTGAACAGCTGA